A window of the Danio aesculapii chromosome 10, fDanAes4.1, whole genome shotgun sequence genome harbors these coding sequences:
- the parp14rs4 gene encoding protein mono-ADP-ribosyltransferase PARP14 isoform X1 has translation MDEYYPIIVEGDWGPEHAKSVKNKLQIHFQSKKKSQGGDCVVKYDERKSATILFKTSDIRDAVLSQTEHVITIDTQQIKLKVYKPSNVKENAVSTEQQKDQACANQEPKQSASETELDVKKPEGSNAVVLENIADHMNQDVLTLLVENISGLSDDDFSMEIIPELQAAVVTFKNPSAAEKFLEDSRMHERMKKNNLKTRPLERSTCVRVEDLPADVNKMLLELLFENRCGPVQCIDIIPSEHAAIITFKEEEAKERVMKQQIFINNIPLKIYPYFKSLDMVSYGDNKPHLKLPEPITASLHAAIRAFLFKTGQISSIEDKMSSHFCLINMDKPDVLLSPDPALLKQKGVSRRHIDGWSKNALEAFKKIISDYTTSEWPVSHALWSKVETDVKAVVKDQVYTDMDASKGVLTLAGMSHEIIGLKPIMEKILERAANQLEREKNSVTENIEMSPAMYSLLEQDGLKSAVSPQLRIDYYKNMNRLTVSGLQKESLIFKNWVLEKQINMKQRSLKIDRSVLDFLKSVDCDEMSTDLFLSHRISAVYTIENGDVVVIGSTEQAHAEAEKRLNTVLTSKTLLVEDQSVLQMPEWQDLNKQELFNTSKKRTVSINVLQSDKVIVSGFREPVMEVSDRLEKFIEKHTRIEETVRVKSLATAQFIEDRKSQDWQHLLKSDEIKVSFDPKRPQIKLSGQRMFVQPAVTFFKRLAESLHTDTLTIKKAGAKKYFKEQGKMMLLVLLKDKRFVVLLQEDHMLEEDEDDFTESNFGDFGQASCEVQIPGRVTVTVRKADICTLSVDAVVNAANEDLKHTGGVAFALLQAAGRCLQEYCDLHIKVNGRLSPGDAVITEAGRLPCKYVVHAVGPRFRGSDQRTAVQQCLRRAVRESLNQASRKKCSSIAIPVISSGIFGCPLDLCTESIAKEVRQYIENHNYSGSSSTLTEIQLVDNNDKNVNAMAQAVRNEFAAYNPKMTFPHQSKPHEYSNYEHGHRADSRGHGRENHNQRNHRSHSNREFEEQAHSWSGDRTDQSEGLIVLETKTTQDGLKICLCEGNIQDARADVIVNTISEDMDLRKGAVSKALLHAAGRQLQSEVNRAAKPFRMNTGEIVITDGYNLKCSRVFHVVCPFWRHGSEDRVLSQIIRNCLKNAETQRMNSIVFPAIGTGNLGFPKDLVAKIILTEVQQFNTTNLKMVTVIVHPSDKESVKCFTSIFRHGHRGPITKEAHHHIMPKKSAETSGTLGKVSSLSLGVYTMQLGQVTLEVSSGDITKEKTDAIVNSSNPTFSLKAGVSKAILDAAGGQVEHECSQIVASSNKQQREIVTSSGRLPCGKIIHISGCNGLSTIKEVVLSVLKLCESQQFTSIAFPALGTGQGGAEPGDVADAMVDAVVDFVKKKKPVHVKFVKFLIFQANMLTEFHQSMVRRSGEKVEEEKGLFTKFKDYFFGESSESSANEEFVMVGEEIEPAVFQLCGETPQDLTEAKEMIKNFIIQEHLTIPIHDPAIAHFTREDVEMLNGMQKELTVSVKLEKKGQDSVVTMEGLTRDVHTAESRVRDMIRKVERNESRKREALMIRTIIKWQYQEYGQRFENFDMLTNYDLEQAFQNRQPSVRIKINNDEYEADLVRKVANRRGIRIQLNRVDLEDAAKSGSQSSLPSHWENMKGKSVILVKLKAGSKEYTEVEKEFRRTGLTFKIIEIERVQNSALWRSYMIKMNELEDKNQHKNNEKRLFHGTGPDTTDQINNHGFNRSYAGMHGAMFGKGSYFAVDPSYSAQGYSKPDAKGHKRMYLAKVLVGDFTRGNPGLIVPPAKSTSSADLYNSVTNDVNNPTMFVIFHDVQAYPEYLITFQ, from the exons ATGGATGAATATTATCCCATAATTGTAGAGGGGGACTGGGGGCCTGAACACGCCAAAAGTGTGAAAAATAAACTTCAGATTCACTTCCAGAGTAAGAAGAAATCTCAGGGAGGAGACTGCGTCGTGAAATACGACGAAAGGAAGTCTGCGACGATTCTGTTCAAAACGTCTGACA TCCGAGATGCTGTGCTCTCTCAGACGGAACATGTTATTACCATTGACACGCAACAAATCAAGCTAAAAGTATATAAACCCAGCAATGTAAAGGAAAATGCAGTCAGCACTGAACAACAA AAAGACCAGGCATGTGCAAATCAAGAACCAA AACAAAGTGCCTCTGAGACTGAGTTGGATGTGAAGAAGCCTGAGGGGTCAAATGCTGTGGTCCTGGAGAACATTGCAGATCATATGAATCAAGATGTCTTGACTCTTTTGGTGGAGAACATCAGCGGTCTTTCTGATGATGACTTTAGCATGGAAATAATACCCGAATTACAAGCTGCCGTTGTGACCTTTAAAAATCCCAGTG CTGCAGAAAAGTTCCTTGAGGACAGCAGAATGCATGAAAGAATGAAGAAGAACAATCTGAAGACTCGTCCACTGGAGAGAAGCACATGTGTGCGGGTGGAGGATCTTCCAGCTGATGTTAACAAGATGCTGCTGGAACTGCTGTTTGAGAATCGGTGTGGTCCAGTACAATGTATTGATATAATTCCATCAGAACATGCAGCCATTATTACATTTAAGGAAGAAGAAG CCAAGGAAAGAGTTATGAAGCAGCAGATTTTCATCAATAATATTCCATTGAAGATATATCCCTACTTTAAATCACTGGATATGGTCTCCTATGGTGACAACAAGCCACATTTAAAGCTGCCTGAACCCATTACAGCCAGTCTACATGCTGCCATCAGGGCGTTCCTCTTCAAGACAGGGCAGATTTCCTCTATTGAAGATAAAATGAGTTCACACTTCTGCCTGATAAACATGGACAAACCTGATGTTTTGCTCAGTCCTGATCCAGCATTACTGAAACAGAAAGGAGTCAGCAGAAGACACATTGATGGCTGGAGTAAGAATGCTTTAGAGGCCTTCAagaaaatcatctcagactacaCAACATCTGAGTGGCCGGTGTCACACGCCTTGTGGTCTAAAGTGGAGACTGATGTTAAAGCAGTGGTGAAAGATCAGGTTTACACAGATATGGATGCCTCTAAAGGGGTCCTGACTCTAGCAGGAATGAGCCATGAGATAATTGGTCTGAAACCCATCATGGAGAAAATTTTGGAGCGAGCAGCAAATCAACTGGAGAGAGAGAAGAACAGTGTGACAGAGAACATAGAGATGTCTCCTGCCATGTACTCTCTGCTTGAACAAGATGGCTTGAAAAGTGCTGTTTCTCCACAATTGCGCATTGACTACTACAAAAATATGAACAGACTTACTGTATCTGGTCTTCAAAAAGAAAGTCTTATCTTTAAGAACTGGGTccttgaaaaacaaataaatatgaaacagAGGTCTTTAAAGATTGACCGTTCAGTCCTGGATTTCCTGAAATCAGTTGATTGTGATGAAATGTCCACAGATCTATTTTTATCTCATAGAATATCTGCTGTCTACACAATTGAAAATGGAGATGTTGTTGTAATTGGGAGCACAGAACAAGCACATGCTGAAGCAGAGAAGAGGCTGAATACAGTACTTACATCCAAAACACTccttgtagaagatcagagtgtTCTTCAAATGCCAGAGTGGCAGGATCTCAACAAACAAGAATTGTTCAATACATCCAAAAAGAGAACTGTGTCTATAAACGTTTTACAGAGCGACAAAGTGATAGTGTCTGGATTCAGAGAACCAGTGATGGAGGTCAGTGATAGGTTGGAAAAGTTCATTGAGAAACACACTCGAATTGAAGAAACTGTTCGTGTCAAATCACTTGCAACTGCACAGTTCATAGAAGACAGAAAATCACAAGATTGGCAACATTTATTGAAGTCTGATGAGATTAAAGTAAGTTTTGATCCAAAAAGACCCCAGATCAAACTGTCTGGACAGCGCATGTTTGTTCAGCCAGCTGTGACTTTCTTCAAAAGGTTGGCAGAATCTCTCCACACAGATACACTGACCATTAAAAAGGCAGGAGCAAAGAAGTACTTCAAGGAGCAGGGCAAAATGATGCTCTTAGTGCTGCTGAAGGACAAAAGATTTGTAGTGTTGCTCCAGGAAGATCATATGCTAGAAGAGGATGAGGATGATTTTACTGAAAGTAATTTTGGAGATTTTGGCCAGGCCTCTTGTGAGGTTCAAATTCCCGGTAGAGTAACAGTAACAGTCAGGAAAGCAGACATTTGCACTCTCAGTGTTGATGCTGTGGTCAATGCTGCTAATGAAGATCTGAAGCATACAGGTGGCGTAGCTTTTGCACTTCTCCAAGCTGCAGGAAGATGTCTGCAGGAATACTGTGACCTACACATAAAGGTAAATGGGCGTCTGAGTCCTGGAGATGCTGTCATCACTGAAGCTGGTCGTCTTCCATGTAAATATGTGGTGCACGCTGTTGGGCCTCGATTCAGAGGTTCAGACCAACGTACAGCTGTGCAACAATGCCTGAGACGTGCTGTGAGAGAAAGTTTGAACCAGGCATCACGCAAAAAATGCTCCTCCATTGCAATACCAGTGATCAGCTCAGGGATATTTGGTTGTCCTCTTGATCTTTGCACTGAATCAATCGCCAAAGAGGTGCGGCAGTACATTGAAAATCATAACTACAGTGGCTCCAGTTCCACACTGACTGAGATTCAATTGGTTGACAACAATGACAAGAATGTGAATGCCATGGCTCAAGCTGTCAGAAATGAGTTTGCAGCTTATAACCCCAAAATGACTTTCCCTCATCAAAGCAAACCCCATGAGTATAGTAACTATGAGCATGGACATCGTGCAGATAGTCGTGGTCATGGTCGTGAAAACCATAACCAAAGAAACCATCGTAGTCATAGCAATAGAGAATTTGAAGAACAAGCACACTCATGGTCTGGTGACAGAACAGATCAATCTGAGGGGTTGATTGTTCTTGAGACCAAAACTACACAAGACGGACTAAAAATTTGTCTGTGTGAAGGAAACATCCAGGATGCACGC GCTGATGTCATTGTCAACACTATATCAGAGGATATGGATCTCAGAAAAGGTGCTGTCTCTAAAGCACTCCTTCACGCTGCCGGTCGTCAGCTCCAGTCTGAAGTCAACAGAGCTGCTAAGCCATTTAGGATGAATACTGGTGAAATAGTCATCACAGATGGTTATAACCTGAAATGTTCCAGAGTCTTTCATGTAGTTTGTCCATTTTGGAGACACGGCTCAGAGGACAGG gttCTCAGTCAGATCATTAGAAACTGCCTAAAAAATGCAGAAACCCAGAGAATGAATTCAATAGTTTTCCCAGCTATTGGCACTGGAAATCTCGGCTTTCCTAAAGATCTGGTGGCCAAAATCATTCTGACAGAAGTCCAGCAATTTAACACTACAAACCTAAAAATGGTCACTGTGATTGTGCACCCTTCTGACAAGGAAAGTGTTAAG TGCTTTACCAGCATCTTCAGACATGGGCATCGGGGTCCAATCACAAAAGAAGCACATCACCATATCATGCCTAAAAAATCAGCTGAGACCTCTG GAACTCTTGGCAAAGTCTCCTCTCTGTCTCTTGGGGTTTACACTATGCAGCTGGGTCAGGTGACTCTGGAGGTTTCATCAGGAGACATAACCAAAGAAAAAACAGATGCCATTGTCAACTCCTCAAATCCAACATTTTCTCTAAAAGCAG GAGTATCCAAGGCCATTTTAGATGCTGCTGGAGGACAAGTAGAACATGAATGTTCACAAATTg TAGCATCATCAAACAAGCAGCAAAGAGAAATTGTGACCTCATCCGGACGACTCCCATGTGGAAAGATCATCCATATTTCTGGATGCAATGGTCTATCTACAATTAAAGAGGTTGTTTTGTCTGTTCTGAAGTTGTGTGAATCACAGCAGTTTACCTCCATTGCCTTCCCTGCTCTTGGCACAG GTCAGGGTGGTGCGGAACCTGGTGATGTTGCAGACGCAATGGTTGACGCAGTTGTTGACTTTGTGAAGAAGAAGAAACCGGTGCATGTAAAGTTTGTGAAGTTCCTTATATTCCAGGCGAACATGCTGACAGAGTTTCACCAAAGCATGGTTAGAAGATCTGGTGAGAAGGTGGAAGAGGAAAAAGGTCTGTTCACCAAATTTAAAG attatttttttgGGGAAAGTTCAGAATCTTCTGCAAATGAAGAATTTGTGATGGTGGGTGAAGAAATTGAGCCGGCTGTGTTTCAACTCTGTGGAGAAACACCACAGGACCTGACTGAAGCCAAGGAAATGATCAAGAATTTTATAATACAGGAGCATTTGACCATCCCAATCCATGATCCAGCCATTGCTCATTTTACCAGGGAGGATGTAGAAATGCTGAACGGCATGCAGAAGGAGCTCACAGTCAGTGTCAAACTAGAGAAGAAAGGTCAAGACTCTGTTGTTACAATGGAGGGTCTGACAAGAGACGTTCACACTGCAGAGAGTCGCGTTCGGGACATGATCCGCAAGGTGGAAAGAAATGAAAGCAGAAAACGTGAAGCATTAATGATCAGAACTATAATTAAATGGCAGTATCAGGAGTATGGGCAGAGATTCGAAAACTTTGACATGTTGACCAATTATGACCTGGAACAAGCCTTTCAGAATCGGCAGCCTTCAGTGAGAATCAAGATTAATAATGATGAATATGAGGCTGATTTAGTTCGCAAAGTGGCCAATAGAAGAGGAATAAGGATTCAATTGAATAGAGTAGATCTGGAAG aTGCAGCTAAGTCTGGGTCCCAAAGCTCTTTGCCTTcacactgggagaacatgaaaGGAAAGTCAGTCATTCTTGTGAAACTCAAAGCAGGTTCCAAGGAATATACTGAAGTGGAGAAAGAGTTCAGGAGAACTGGTCTAACATTTAAAATCATTGAA atTGAAAGAGTCCAGAACAGCGCACTTTGGAGAAGCTACATGATCAAAATGAATGAACTGGAAGACAAAAATCAGCACAAAAACAATGAGAAGCGTCTTTTCCACGGCACTGGCCCTGACACGACAGATCAGATCAACAATCACGGCTTCAATCGCAGCTACGCTGGGATGCACG GTGCCATGTTCGGGAAAGGATCATATTTTGCTGTGGATCCGAGTTACTCAGCACAAGGCTACTCTAAACCGGATGCCAAAGGACATAAACGCATGTACCTCGCCAAGGTGCTGGTTGGTGACTTCACTCGAGGAAATCCAGGTCTTATTGTTCCCCCTGCAAAGAGCACCAGTAGTGCTGATCTCTATAACAGTGTGACTAATGATGTGAACAATCCAACCATGTTTGTGATTTTTCATGATGTACAGGCTTACCCAGAATACCTGATCACCTTCCAGTAA
- the parp14rs4 gene encoding protein mono-ADP-ribosyltransferase PARP14 isoform X2, which translates to MDEYYPIIVEGDWGPEHAKSVKNKLQIHFQSKKKSQGGDCVVKYDERKSATILFKTSDIRDAVLSQTEHVITIDTQQIKLKVYKPSNVKENAVSTEQQKDQACANQEPKQSASETELDVKKPEGSNAVVLENIADHMNQDVLTLLVENISGLSDDDFSMEIIPELQAAVVTFKNPSAAEKFLEDSRMHERMKKNNLKTRPLERSTCVRVEDLPADVNKMLLELLFENRCGPVQCIDIIPSEHAAIITFKEEEAKERVMKQQIFINNIPLKIYPYFKSLDMVSYGDNKPHLKLPEPITASLHAAIRAFLFKTGQISSIEDKMSSHFCLINMDKPDVLLSPDPALLKQKGVSRRHIDGWSKNALEAFKKIISDYTTSEWPVSHALWSKVETDVKAVVKDQVYTDMDASKGVLTLAGMSHEIIGLKPIMEKILERAANQLEREKNSVTENIEMSPAMYSLLEQDGLKSAVSPQLRIDYYKNMNRLTVSGLQKESLIFKNWVLEKQINMKQRSLKIDRSVLDFLKSVDCDEMSTDLFLSHRISAVYTIENGDVVVIGSTEQAHAEAEKRLNTVLTSKTLLVEDQSVLQMPEWQDLNKQELFNTSKKRTVSINVLQSDKVIVSGFREPVMEVSDRLEKFIEKHTRIEETVRVKSLATAQFIEDRKSQDWQHLLKSDEIKVSFDPKRPQIKLSGQRMFVQPAVTFFKRLAESLHTDTLTIKKAGAKKYFKEQGKMMLLVLLKDKRFVVLLQEDHMLEEDEDDFTESNFGDFGQASCEVQIPGRVTVTVRKADICTLSVDAVVNAANEDLKHTGGVAFALLQAAGRCLQEYCDLHIKVNGRLSPGDAVITEAGRLPCKYVVHAVGPRFRGSDQRTAVQQCLRRAVRESLNQASRKKCSSIAIPVISSGIFGCPLDLCTESIAKEVRQYIENHNYSGSSSTLTEIQLVDNNDKNVNAMAQAVRNEFAAYNPKMTFPHQSKPHEYSNYEHGHRADSRGHGRENHNQRNHRSHSNREFEEQAHSWSGDRTDQSEGLIVLETKTTQDGLKICLCEGNIQDARADVIVNTISEDMDLRKGAVSKALLHAAGRQLQSEVNRAAKPFRMNTGEIVITDGYNLKCSRVFHVVCPFWRHGSEDRVLSQIIRNCLKNAETQRMNSIVFPAIGTGNLGFPKDLVAKIILTEVQQFNTTNLKMVTVIVHPSDKESVKCFTSIFRHGHRGPITKEAHHHIMPKKSAETSGTLGKVSSLSLGVYTMQLGQVTLEVSSGDITKEKTDAIVNSSNPTFSLKAGVSKAILDAAGGQVEHECSQIASSNKQQREIVTSSGRLPCGKIIHISGCNGLSTIKEVVLSVLKLCESQQFTSIAFPALGTGQGGAEPGDVADAMVDAVVDFVKKKKPVHVKFVKFLIFQANMLTEFHQSMVRRSGEKVEEEKGLFTKFKDYFFGESSESSANEEFVMVGEEIEPAVFQLCGETPQDLTEAKEMIKNFIIQEHLTIPIHDPAIAHFTREDVEMLNGMQKELTVSVKLEKKGQDSVVTMEGLTRDVHTAESRVRDMIRKVERNESRKREALMIRTIIKWQYQEYGQRFENFDMLTNYDLEQAFQNRQPSVRIKINNDEYEADLVRKVANRRGIRIQLNRVDLEDAAKSGSQSSLPSHWENMKGKSVILVKLKAGSKEYTEVEKEFRRTGLTFKIIEIERVQNSALWRSYMIKMNELEDKNQHKNNEKRLFHGTGPDTTDQINNHGFNRSYAGMHGAMFGKGSYFAVDPSYSAQGYSKPDAKGHKRMYLAKVLVGDFTRGNPGLIVPPAKSTSSADLYNSVTNDVNNPTMFVIFHDVQAYPEYLITFQ; encoded by the exons ATGGATGAATATTATCCCATAATTGTAGAGGGGGACTGGGGGCCTGAACACGCCAAAAGTGTGAAAAATAAACTTCAGATTCACTTCCAGAGTAAGAAGAAATCTCAGGGAGGAGACTGCGTCGTGAAATACGACGAAAGGAAGTCTGCGACGATTCTGTTCAAAACGTCTGACA TCCGAGATGCTGTGCTCTCTCAGACGGAACATGTTATTACCATTGACACGCAACAAATCAAGCTAAAAGTATATAAACCCAGCAATGTAAAGGAAAATGCAGTCAGCACTGAACAACAA AAAGACCAGGCATGTGCAAATCAAGAACCAA AACAAAGTGCCTCTGAGACTGAGTTGGATGTGAAGAAGCCTGAGGGGTCAAATGCTGTGGTCCTGGAGAACATTGCAGATCATATGAATCAAGATGTCTTGACTCTTTTGGTGGAGAACATCAGCGGTCTTTCTGATGATGACTTTAGCATGGAAATAATACCCGAATTACAAGCTGCCGTTGTGACCTTTAAAAATCCCAGTG CTGCAGAAAAGTTCCTTGAGGACAGCAGAATGCATGAAAGAATGAAGAAGAACAATCTGAAGACTCGTCCACTGGAGAGAAGCACATGTGTGCGGGTGGAGGATCTTCCAGCTGATGTTAACAAGATGCTGCTGGAACTGCTGTTTGAGAATCGGTGTGGTCCAGTACAATGTATTGATATAATTCCATCAGAACATGCAGCCATTATTACATTTAAGGAAGAAGAAG CCAAGGAAAGAGTTATGAAGCAGCAGATTTTCATCAATAATATTCCATTGAAGATATATCCCTACTTTAAATCACTGGATATGGTCTCCTATGGTGACAACAAGCCACATTTAAAGCTGCCTGAACCCATTACAGCCAGTCTACATGCTGCCATCAGGGCGTTCCTCTTCAAGACAGGGCAGATTTCCTCTATTGAAGATAAAATGAGTTCACACTTCTGCCTGATAAACATGGACAAACCTGATGTTTTGCTCAGTCCTGATCCAGCATTACTGAAACAGAAAGGAGTCAGCAGAAGACACATTGATGGCTGGAGTAAGAATGCTTTAGAGGCCTTCAagaaaatcatctcagactacaCAACATCTGAGTGGCCGGTGTCACACGCCTTGTGGTCTAAAGTGGAGACTGATGTTAAAGCAGTGGTGAAAGATCAGGTTTACACAGATATGGATGCCTCTAAAGGGGTCCTGACTCTAGCAGGAATGAGCCATGAGATAATTGGTCTGAAACCCATCATGGAGAAAATTTTGGAGCGAGCAGCAAATCAACTGGAGAGAGAGAAGAACAGTGTGACAGAGAACATAGAGATGTCTCCTGCCATGTACTCTCTGCTTGAACAAGATGGCTTGAAAAGTGCTGTTTCTCCACAATTGCGCATTGACTACTACAAAAATATGAACAGACTTACTGTATCTGGTCTTCAAAAAGAAAGTCTTATCTTTAAGAACTGGGTccttgaaaaacaaataaatatgaaacagAGGTCTTTAAAGATTGACCGTTCAGTCCTGGATTTCCTGAAATCAGTTGATTGTGATGAAATGTCCACAGATCTATTTTTATCTCATAGAATATCTGCTGTCTACACAATTGAAAATGGAGATGTTGTTGTAATTGGGAGCACAGAACAAGCACATGCTGAAGCAGAGAAGAGGCTGAATACAGTACTTACATCCAAAACACTccttgtagaagatcagagtgtTCTTCAAATGCCAGAGTGGCAGGATCTCAACAAACAAGAATTGTTCAATACATCCAAAAAGAGAACTGTGTCTATAAACGTTTTACAGAGCGACAAAGTGATAGTGTCTGGATTCAGAGAACCAGTGATGGAGGTCAGTGATAGGTTGGAAAAGTTCATTGAGAAACACACTCGAATTGAAGAAACTGTTCGTGTCAAATCACTTGCAACTGCACAGTTCATAGAAGACAGAAAATCACAAGATTGGCAACATTTATTGAAGTCTGATGAGATTAAAGTAAGTTTTGATCCAAAAAGACCCCAGATCAAACTGTCTGGACAGCGCATGTTTGTTCAGCCAGCTGTGACTTTCTTCAAAAGGTTGGCAGAATCTCTCCACACAGATACACTGACCATTAAAAAGGCAGGAGCAAAGAAGTACTTCAAGGAGCAGGGCAAAATGATGCTCTTAGTGCTGCTGAAGGACAAAAGATTTGTAGTGTTGCTCCAGGAAGATCATATGCTAGAAGAGGATGAGGATGATTTTACTGAAAGTAATTTTGGAGATTTTGGCCAGGCCTCTTGTGAGGTTCAAATTCCCGGTAGAGTAACAGTAACAGTCAGGAAAGCAGACATTTGCACTCTCAGTGTTGATGCTGTGGTCAATGCTGCTAATGAAGATCTGAAGCATACAGGTGGCGTAGCTTTTGCACTTCTCCAAGCTGCAGGAAGATGTCTGCAGGAATACTGTGACCTACACATAAAGGTAAATGGGCGTCTGAGTCCTGGAGATGCTGTCATCACTGAAGCTGGTCGTCTTCCATGTAAATATGTGGTGCACGCTGTTGGGCCTCGATTCAGAGGTTCAGACCAACGTACAGCTGTGCAACAATGCCTGAGACGTGCTGTGAGAGAAAGTTTGAACCAGGCATCACGCAAAAAATGCTCCTCCATTGCAATACCAGTGATCAGCTCAGGGATATTTGGTTGTCCTCTTGATCTTTGCACTGAATCAATCGCCAAAGAGGTGCGGCAGTACATTGAAAATCATAACTACAGTGGCTCCAGTTCCACACTGACTGAGATTCAATTGGTTGACAACAATGACAAGAATGTGAATGCCATGGCTCAAGCTGTCAGAAATGAGTTTGCAGCTTATAACCCCAAAATGACTTTCCCTCATCAAAGCAAACCCCATGAGTATAGTAACTATGAGCATGGACATCGTGCAGATAGTCGTGGTCATGGTCGTGAAAACCATAACCAAAGAAACCATCGTAGTCATAGCAATAGAGAATTTGAAGAACAAGCACACTCATGGTCTGGTGACAGAACAGATCAATCTGAGGGGTTGATTGTTCTTGAGACCAAAACTACACAAGACGGACTAAAAATTTGTCTGTGTGAAGGAAACATCCAGGATGCACGC GCTGATGTCATTGTCAACACTATATCAGAGGATATGGATCTCAGAAAAGGTGCTGTCTCTAAAGCACTCCTTCACGCTGCCGGTCGTCAGCTCCAGTCTGAAGTCAACAGAGCTGCTAAGCCATTTAGGATGAATACTGGTGAAATAGTCATCACAGATGGTTATAACCTGAAATGTTCCAGAGTCTTTCATGTAGTTTGTCCATTTTGGAGACACGGCTCAGAGGACAGG gttCTCAGTCAGATCATTAGAAACTGCCTAAAAAATGCAGAAACCCAGAGAATGAATTCAATAGTTTTCCCAGCTATTGGCACTGGAAATCTCGGCTTTCCTAAAGATCTGGTGGCCAAAATCATTCTGACAGAAGTCCAGCAATTTAACACTACAAACCTAAAAATGGTCACTGTGATTGTGCACCCTTCTGACAAGGAAAGTGTTAAG TGCTTTACCAGCATCTTCAGACATGGGCATCGGGGTCCAATCACAAAAGAAGCACATCACCATATCATGCCTAAAAAATCAGCTGAGACCTCTG GAACTCTTGGCAAAGTCTCCTCTCTGTCTCTTGGGGTTTACACTATGCAGCTGGGTCAGGTGACTCTGGAGGTTTCATCAGGAGACATAACCAAAGAAAAAACAGATGCCATTGTCAACTCCTCAAATCCAACATTTTCTCTAAAAGCAG GAGTATCCAAGGCCATTTTAGATGCTGCTGGAGGACAAGTAGAACATGAATGTTCACAAATTg CATCATCAAACAAGCAGCAAAGAGAAATTGTGACCTCATCCGGACGACTCCCATGTGGAAAGATCATCCATATTTCTGGATGCAATGGTCTATCTACAATTAAAGAGGTTGTTTTGTCTGTTCTGAAGTTGTGTGAATCACAGCAGTTTACCTCCATTGCCTTCCCTGCTCTTGGCACAG GTCAGGGTGGTGCGGAACCTGGTGATGTTGCAGACGCAATGGTTGACGCAGTTGTTGACTTTGTGAAGAAGAAGAAACCGGTGCATGTAAAGTTTGTGAAGTTCCTTATATTCCAGGCGAACATGCTGACAGAGTTTCACCAAAGCATGGTTAGAAGATCTGGTGAGAAGGTGGAAGAGGAAAAAGGTCTGTTCACCAAATTTAAAG attatttttttgGGGAAAGTTCAGAATCTTCTGCAAATGAAGAATTTGTGATGGTGGGTGAAGAAATTGAGCCGGCTGTGTTTCAACTCTGTGGAGAAACACCACAGGACCTGACTGAAGCCAAGGAAATGATCAAGAATTTTATAATACAGGAGCATTTGACCATCCCAATCCATGATCCAGCCATTGCTCATTTTACCAGGGAGGATGTAGAAATGCTGAACGGCATGCAGAAGGAGCTCACAGTCAGTGTCAAACTAGAGAAGAAAGGTCAAGACTCTGTTGTTACAATGGAGGGTCTGACAAGAGACGTTCACACTGCAGAGAGTCGCGTTCGGGACATGATCCGCAAGGTGGAAAGAAATGAAAGCAGAAAACGTGAAGCATTAATGATCAGAACTATAATTAAATGGCAGTATCAGGAGTATGGGCAGAGATTCGAAAACTTTGACATGTTGACCAATTATGACCTGGAACAAGCCTTTCAGAATCGGCAGCCTTCAGTGAGAATCAAGATTAATAATGATGAATATGAGGCTGATTTAGTTCGCAAAGTGGCCAATAGAAGAGGAATAAGGATTCAATTGAATAGAGTAGATCTGGAAG aTGCAGCTAAGTCTGGGTCCCAAAGCTCTTTGCCTTcacactgggagaacatgaaaGGAAAGTCAGTCATTCTTGTGAAACTCAAAGCAGGTTCCAAGGAATATACTGAAGTGGAGAAAGAGTTCAGGAGAACTGGTCTAACATTTAAAATCATTGAA atTGAAAGAGTCCAGAACAGCGCACTTTGGAGAAGCTACATGATCAAAATGAATGAACTGGAAGACAAAAATCAGCACAAAAACAATGAGAAGCGTCTTTTCCACGGCACTGGCCCTGACACGACAGATCAGATCAACAATCACGGCTTCAATCGCAGCTACGCTGGGATGCACG GTGCCATGTTCGGGAAAGGATCATATTTTGCTGTGGATCCGAGTTACTCAGCACAAGGCTACTCTAAACCGGATGCCAAAGGACATAAACGCATGTACCTCGCCAAGGTGCTGGTTGGTGACTTCACTCGAGGAAATCCAGGTCTTATTGTTCCCCCTGCAAAGAGCACCAGTAGTGCTGATCTCTATAACAGTGTGACTAATGATGTGAACAATCCAACCATGTTTGTGATTTTTCATGATGTACAGGCTTACCCAGAATACCTGATCACCTTCCAGTAA